The DNA sequence TCAACTGTAATGTCGATATACATATAAATGTTCAATTCAAATagtgtttcatttatatagcaccaattcactACAGAAGTAATCTCAGGAAATCCACATGGTGAGGTCAAGACCTTACAATATTACATTATAGACGGAAGCCCAACATATCCAGCGAGTCCCTTTGAGCAGCTCTTTTGTAGATATGTGAGCTCCAGAATTTAATACTGTGTGATGTGTGTCTGTAGAGTCAATCCATCGCTGCctccaaaatgaaaacacattattttcaggAACTActcaaaagaaaacattatgGATTTAGAGCTTTTAGAATGTCcttttttatataaatgtaatttcatcTCCACAAATACAGAACACGATGTGGACAGTCTGGGATATGTTCACTGAAATGTCATCTGCACCACGTGGTGCTGCTGAGGACTGAATTCTATTTTGGCCGAGCAACTTCCTCTTTTGGTACAATGGCagtgtttaaaatgtcagacGGTGAATAATTGCAAAACAGAACATTGCAGCCCTGTCTCTTCTTTGTGTAATCTCCAACTATATATATTTCCCCTAAAGATCCCGTTTTTCAACTACCCGTACCAGGCCTCGTCCTCACCTGGACAGTACTACTCAGAGGAGGACAGACGAGGAATCAGTCCCCCACTCGAGGTGTCAGAGGGGGAGGAAGAATTTGAGGACCGCAGCCACTCTTCCTTCAGGAAAGACATTAGTGAGTATTTGAGATAGAAATTGTACTTAAGCCTTCATGAACTGGCAGAAATTGCTTCAACAAATATATTTTCCAGACAACAAGAGGAAAATCCGCCTGTACCAGTTTCTCCTGGACTTGCTAAGAAATGGTGATATGAGCGACAGCATCTGGTGGGTGGACCAGGACAAGGGCATCTTCCAGTtctccacaaaacacaaagaagctCTGGCAAGCCACTGGGGATATCAGAAAGGAAACCGCAAGAAAATGACCTACCAAAAAATGGCTCGAGCTCTGAGGAACTATGGTAAAACTGGAGAGATCAAAAAAGTAAAGAAGAAGCTAACCTACCAGTTCAGTGAGGAAGTGCTGAGGAACCTGTATTTATGTCAGTATCCTCACTGATGAGTGAACACAGGCTGCTTTTTATCACGCTGAAATCACGAAACTAACCCAAATTCTGTTTTGTCTGTACAATTGTAATTTCACCTTGTTTTACTTCCAAGTCTCAATACGTATTTATTTGTAAGGCCAGTGTGTTTCCTCTTGCAAAATTCTATATAAACGGCTTAATTTCAAACTCAACTAagcttgtctgtgtttgtgtacaggAATTGAAGAATGATTAAAGATCAGAGACTGCCAAACCCCCCCACATGATCTGTGACATTTTGAGAGGTAGAGCAAAGTAAAATAGCAACAACTTAATGTCTGATTaatttcagctcctgttaatATCAAATTAAGAAACATCCATGTAGATCACACCTTCTATTATTAATACCTATAGTGTTCAGAATCAGTGTCTTGAGTAACTTTCATCTGGCAGTGAATGCAGTGACACACcattttacaaaacagaaacaaaaatataagaaaactATATCAGTTGGaattcagacaaaaatatttGCCATGTAATTCAGGTAATCGTTCCTTATGGTAGTGAAATTTGGGGTCCACTCAGTCATCAAGATGACAGTAGATGGGACAAGCATGCAGAATTCTGTGGGTCCATATTtaattcaaagaaaaacacaatcaaatgcATATAGGGCAGAATTGGGTCATTACCCACTAATTATTGATACAACACAATGAGATTTCAGGTGCTACAAACCCATGTAACACCTAATACTGTTCAACCTCAGACCTGCTCTGCTCTCTAACAACCAAACAGTCAGCCACAATATTACaccaacaaaaaatgtgtatCTGGAGCACTGGAATAATCAGACTAAAACTCAGAACAAATTTAACAGGGTATCTCTTTACTGTCAGAGGTGCAAAGCAGTTATAGATCCTGACCAAATACAGACCCAGTGACCACAGTGTAGTAGGGAGGAGGATGACACACATCCATTGCAACAAAGCAtcctgaattttaaaaaacaaaggagGGATATGTGTGTAGGCCTGCTTCAGTGTTCATcataggtgtttttttttttttttaaacaaatattctaAATGgtatattattatgattattttgaTATGATTATGGGTTTTGTGAGGAATTGCCCATCTGCTCTGATAATAatctacggtggccgagaggtgcaaaccaaatttacataatgcaaaacacttttacaacctccaagacaaatttacaagcgataaaacacttttacaaatccaaaaacacttttacaaatccaaaatccaaatttacataatgcaaaacacttttacaacctccaagaaaaatttacaagcgacaaaacacttatTCAATACAGATTTCAAAGTTGTGCTATTGATCTTCTGccagtttgtctttttctcgttttttcttcttcttcttctcaaaGTAGCAGATTTTACAGGAAGAAATTATTATATTCTCCTCTTGAGGAGCAAGCAATGACACTGAAGAGTTCATTCATAAAGAGGGACAGGGGAAAAAGCACCAGAGGAACTGAAAATCATCTTCAGTCAATCTCACTTCTTCATCATTTTCATATGAGTGAGAGCCAGTGTTCTGTGCTTTCTTTGTGCCGAGCTGAAggctctccatccatccatccatccatccatccatccatccatccctctctctctctgctctgagtCCCTGCATGGGTAAAAGTGTCTCCGGAACAGGGCTCGTCACTGTTTCAGGATGAGACAGGTGTCTGTTAGATGTGTCACACACAGCCGTTCTCCTGTCTGGGCTTGTGCACCACCGGGGTCTGTGGTGGGTACAGGGAGGGGGCCAGTGTGCACAGGAAGCCAGCCAGCAGCGTGAGGCCCAGCCCGCCCCACGCACAGAACATGGACCAGCCGTAGCCGTGGCTGATGTCCTCCGGTATCCCGAACATGTAGCGAGGATAGCGGGACAGTTCAAAGTTGATCCCAGCCACACATGTGCAGAGGGAGATTATGCAGCATGTCCCTGCCAGAGAGCCAGAACAGAGCCAGTGAGGCACAGACCCATTTTCATCCCCTTGTGATGCATCATTACAGCAGCTGTGATTAACACGGACCACACCGCCCCTCTGTGGCCAGTCGGGGCAGCGCTCCTTTACGTAAAAGTGCATCTTACCTCCCATGAGGAAGAGAAGTCCGGCGACATACTGCATCAGATCATGCTCCTGACAGCAGCCCAGCACTCCAATGATCCAGCCGAACAGGATGATAGATATGGCCATGCCTATGAAGCTGGCAGTCATCCTCTGCAGGTCTGCAAGAAGGCGCACAAGCACAAGCGTTATTTGTTGCCCTGCCTGGTTTCTCTACGTTAATTCATCAGATGGAAAGAGGGAGAATAAACTGGCAACTCACGGAGTGCGTGCCACTCATCCTGCCTTATTGTCTTGGTCAGATTGATAGGCAGGTTTCTGGGGAGCGCTGATGAGGAGTAGTAGTATTTTATTGGTGTGCAGCGCGGAACCAATCCTGTGgatgtaaacaacacaaaagaggaTGTCTCACGTTAGCTCCGAGATTAGATGGGAGAGGATATCACAAGGCTCTCTGCTGCCACCCCCTCCCCcgaaaaaaacccaacaaaaaaacaaaaaaggtacCCAAAATCCCCCTccattcctttcctttcctctcctctccacccacccatccacccacACCATTGTGGAGTAGCTTATTGTACGCATTTCGAGGCTTCTGTTACTACAGCTCGCCCTTTAGAGctgggagagaaagaaaaaaaaacacacacagcacgtCGATTGCATTGTAACTGTACTCCGTGTTATACTGCGTAGGCCTTCAGGGTCTGTGCGCAGCATCAGCACCTTGGGTAGCGCATTCGTGCACAAAGTATTTACTGACAGCGTctcacacacgcgcacacacacacacacacggggagaaaaaaaatccaaaacaaacacattataacacAAACCTTTAAAGATCAAATCCTCCGTCTCCAAGTCAAATCCCTCCCGGTGGCACTTTCTCCACAGTCCGGTGACGGTGGAGTTGTACTGCCGACTGCAGAGGGACTCCATGGCCGGGGCAGGATCCAAGAAGTGCCGCTTAGCCCGCAGCAGCATCCCGCCACCGACGCCGGAGCCTCTCCGCTCCGCGCTCCGCTCTTTGGGCAGCATGCGGAGCGGCAGGTTGTTGTTGGAGATGTAGATGTAGCCGGGGTCGTTTCTTTTGTTTGAGTAATTCTTGCAGCGCTGCCGGTGCCTCCTGGCGTCGGTCTCGTACCAGTTGTCAGTGCTGATCGCCACCGCTATCAGTCCCAACGCGCAAAACGCCAAAAACAGACCCGCCACGGTTAAAGTCCTCATAGCAGCCATGTTCCATGCGTCTGTCGGCTCGGTGCCGTGATATTTCCACGGGACAGCAGGACTCCGATCCTGgccgctgctgctgatgctgctgctgctgtcagtgtcTGAGGTGCGGAGGAAATTCAGCAACACAGAGGAATCTGAAATGCGGATAAATCACCGAAGCCCTCATTTCGTT is a window from the Amphiprion ocellaris isolate individual 3 ecotype Okinawa chromosome 3, ASM2253959v1, whole genome shotgun sequence genome containing:
- the LOC129348613 gene encoding transcription factor PU.1-like isoform X2, which codes for MMDGFVISPASEEIIPAEPENYRPPVELYPYLSTVGEIYEDHRWTFHSERVQPSDFENSPVNHLTELQAVSPQQLIQPYRYSSESLPLHLDPPLVPLSVSPQASSSPGQYYSEEDRRGISPPLEVSEGEEEFEDRSHSSFRKDINNKRKIRLYQFLLDLLRNGDMSDSIWWVDQDKGIFQFSTKHKEALASHWGYQKGNRKKMTYQKMARALRNYGKTGEIKKVKKKLTYQFSEEVLRNLYLCQYPH
- the LOC129348613 gene encoding transcription factor PU.1-like isoform X1; its protein translation is MMDGFVISPASEEIIPAEPENYRPPVELYPYLSTVGEIYEDHRWTFHSERVQPSDFENSPVNHLTELQAVSPQQLIQPYRYSSESLPLHLDPPLVPLSVSPQIPFFNYPYQASSSPGQYYSEEDRRGISPPLEVSEGEEEFEDRSHSSFRKDINNKRKIRLYQFLLDLLRNGDMSDSIWWVDQDKGIFQFSTKHKEALASHWGYQKGNRKKMTYQKMARALRNYGKTGEIKKVKKKLTYQFSEEVLRNLYLCQYPH
- the LOC111570191 gene encoding transmembrane protein 178B-like, whose translation is MAAMRTLTVAGLFLAFCALGLIAVAISTDNWYETDARRHRQRCKNYSNKRNDPGYIYISNNNLPLRMLPKERSAERRGSGVGGGMLLRAKRHFLDPAPAMESLCSRQYNSTVTGLWRKCHREGFDLETEDLIFKGLVPRCTPIKYYYSSSALPRNLPINLTKTIRQDEWHALHLQRMTASFIGMAISIILFGWIIGVLGCCQEHDLMQYVAGLLFLMGGTCCIISLCTCVAGINFELSRYPRYMFGIPEDISHGYGWSMFCAWGGLGLTLLAGFLCTLAPSLYPPQTPVVHKPRQENGCV